AGCACCCTGACTGCAGACCTTTAGCAGAGACGCATGAAGGCCACACAGCTTTGTACTTGGCTTGTCGTCACCACAGTTCTTTGCAAACTATTAAAGCTTTATTAGACAGCGCTGAAGATATTGCCAACTACGGCAGCACTGAGAGCGTTACGCCTCTCCATGTAGCCATTACTCAAGGGAGAGTGGAAGTTATACAGCTTTTAATTGACCACGGAGCGATGATAGATGTACAAGACTTTGATGGGGACACACCTTTACATGATGCAGCTTTGGCATCGAAGTTGAAGTCCGTAACAGCATTATTACATGCAGGTGCTGATCCGGCTATTAAAAATGAAACTGATTACACACCGTTTCACTTAGCATGTTTTAAAGGTGGATTTGATATCATAAAAGCGATGTTACCTTTTGTTGATGATATAAATGAAGTTACTGCTAATGGAGACACGCCATTAATAATAGCTTGTAACGGTAACAACGAGAACATTGTCCAGTTTTTACTAGACAATGGTGCTGATCCTCATATTAAGAATAAAGATGGTTTCTCAGCTTTAGATGTAGCCCTCAATCACGGTTGTGATGATATATTTAGTCTACTTCTGGGTGTTACAAACAAAGAAGAAATAAAcaaagattttattttattagcatGTAAGCCACACTACTATAAATATAAGATTCTAGAGAGTTTACTGAATCATGACCTGGGGCCAGAATTCTTCGACTTTTACGAGGAGTTTGTTGTTACGCTGGAGCGTATTGGCGGTCTGCAACCTCATTACCAGTCTAATGCTCCGTTAAACTCTTACTTGAATATTTGTGAATATATTTACAATAGTGCATTTGAGGCTTTTAGGAAATTCTTTTACCTGTTCCTCATGAATGGTGTTGCGGTGAATGCTCTGCGAAGGGAAGAGTGCCCTCCACTTGTGTACATACATTACTCAGGCCATAGCATTTGTTTTGAAGAGGTAAGTGCAGTAAAACATTTTGTAAACTCACTTTTATAGACAGGTCTAtcttgaatttattttattacctttactTAACATTGTTTCATCACAGGTTTCCCTGATTGTGATCATGGCTAACCcccgatagacccgtctataaatgtgagttgaTATGTATTCAAAATGCGAATGTTTTAAATAGTAAAACATTGCCTGTATTTATCTATCCTGATTGTAATTATAGCCCACAAGAAGTAAAGTATTATGCAGATTACTTGTTatagatgttatttctactatcCAGAGAGAGTAAATAAACTGCTCCATTTCtattacaataattattttccaGTTAGCTTATTAATCACAACATCAAACTTCTCAATTATTGATCTCATTTCTTCTATTAAGAAAGCAATTTATCCTATACAGTAGGTTGTTTTGCATCTAACACACCTCAGTATGAAAATGTCAcagaatatacctatatattcatGAATTTTCAGGTATTCAAAATACTCATAGAGCATAACTGCAATGTAGACTACTCGAGCCTATCCACAAACAGTGAACAGCTGATACTCCCAGATGCCTTCATTGCCTCCGTCACTTCTGATCCCGCTACGACTCTTGTGATGCTGCCATACAGCTTGCACTGTGAACCTGATCACTTGCTGACTTTTACACATAGCTGTGGCTGGTTGAGCAGAATACCAGTTCAAGTAAGTAATAATCAGATATTTATAGAGATAGATATTTTAGATTTACACTCAAATTTATGGTATGATGACACATTTATtacgttaaataatacaattttaagctTATTTCAATACAGTTGTGCGGTAGAAAGAAGAGAAATCTAATCTTCGAGGATGGGTATTCCACAGCCGTCTTTAGATCCAAATCTTTCTATCCTTCTTCTTGTTCCTCTAATTCTTAGAGAGACAGCTCTGATGATTGATTTTGACTTTGATCCAGTTGATTATTTGTGAATATGGTTTGGATCATTTTTCATGGAGCTCAAATTTTAATGATGTtctaaaatatgtaatatgaaATTTGACATGAACATTTACGTAACATTGTGTCCAGGTACTGCTTTTCGTTGCTAGAAATtactaaacaaataaattagtCCACTCTATTAGTACTAGACATAGATAGATACATGTTACATAAAATGTTGATGTCAAATTTCATGTAAGGTAAGCCAtatgttattttaaaatgagagtATAAGTAACTTTGATTCTTTGGTGGAGGCTAGATTGGTGCGTTCTTAAGTTGCTGtaataatataaacattttaagtGTGTTTTTTTAGCGTAATTTCATCCAACCCTGGATGCCTCTATCATGAATTTCTAAATTACTTATACAAACTCTTCTGTTTCAGATACAAAAACAATTACTATCTTTTATAGACAACAATACAGACAATATCAAAGCAGAGTGCCTGTCACTGTATGTGTCGCCATTGAAACACTTGTCCAGGTTAAAAGTCAGAAGTGTTTTAAGAACTTCTGGTATCAACACTACTGAAAAGTTTCTACAAGCCTTAGAAAAGTTGCCTATACCACCTTTATTGAAACATTATTTAAGATACCTTTGATATTATCCACATCCACACTAAGATCTCAAAAACTAGAAGCCTATTTGTGACGTTTTCTATAAGTAAAGGTAGCTTATGGCGGTTgccgcttacgctattattaacgacgCTCCAATACTAATGCGGCGCCACGCGACGTAAACGCCAACTGCCatgaggtacctttacccgtgtaACGTCACACTCTAAAATGAAACACATATtgcacaaataaataatttattaaaaagataTACAAAGTTTTGTAATGATTGGCGTACAAATTGAGAATATAATTCGCTTATATAGGTATATCTACATAATTACAATATCATACAAGTAATGCCTGAAGTTGGAATGCTTGCTTCATTTGAAGTTTGCACCATTCGCCATGAAGTCTTCTATTTCAGCCACACTGTGATATAAAAATATGGTCAATAAATTATAAGAATCTGAATCttgtctttaatttttaatatctttGCACCAATCATTAGGTAATTTCCCGTGTAGGCACAGAatatataatagtactaggtacagaggactcactctaacaaaacgcgtctgttacgataaGCACAGATAaggccgctagatggcgacagccccatgcgcggcttatggctttcctcaAAATTGGGGTGCGAACGGATGTATGAGATGAGGGTGGTATGGTATTCTACCTGTCCATTTCTttatccaatgtgtattttgtctcacgttttacttaatgagagagtgagacgcaatgacattggaccaagatgtTGGACAGATGAAATACCACCCTAAGGTCTACCAAAAAATGTTGACATGGTGTCAAAGTAAAATGCGACTTACGTCCTAGGCACGAAGGTTAGGTTTTCCACGCCAGTCTCAGTGATAAGTACATCGTCTTCAATGCGAACACCACCGAATCCTGAGAAGCGGTCCACCACATCCCAGTTGAAGAATTTGGACTGCTCCGGGTTGTTTTTAGCTGAGTTGAGTAGCTGAAATATGAGAAGTAATGGGGGCTAGGGTGGTGTTCCATCTGtgcaatatcttggtccaatgtctgtgctctctcactaagcaaaatgtgagacgcaagactgtaatggaaaaatatttagataacaaaatacttctatgaagccggacgggcgattaaatctgtgtctcgaatagtgtcgatggactgtcaagttggcagcgattccgtgttgccagggagataggtctgaatcccttcgaaaccagttcgatcgccaactagttcttaccaaaataattattatcattctccatgaacgggtaagaatgtatagattgtcgagtcttcctttccctttcttaaaaatatcataccgtgcttgtccagcagcgtttaccacgctctgttctaatttccgtatttagaatttcacgtcagttttgttaaatgccttgggattgtaaccctggcaacatcgaagaggaggcaccgagggagaatgattcggccattttgggacttggattttcttccccgacctagccgggctcggctttatattaaataattgggacaacgttctcatctttgcctgccctcaggtgtaccttgaggttaacccgtttcccgaaagggcgaaccaggagcgtcctgggcacttcggagttgatattcgatcactcataaaccccggcaagacgattttcctccgacaggaggtgtctactaggggcgcggcctttggtaggccagattctgtgccagtcgacctgtgcagctggccccgccagagtcggagctattggaacctccggccatctggtcgagagagagccgtcgactgtcgctacagtgcagctaagcctttcactactttttcctaaactgcgattttggactattcaccttttagtattaactatccaatagcgcaatcgaccaagtatcaccaacaataattaaaacccggttagataaatataaatttagtttactatcaataagtcgttaagtagtgtttaagctccaaagtgtaaacttaaccaggccggcaattaaattgtacctgtccactatcgggttgtttgttttatccccttcaggacccttagtttaaaaataaagtattacaGCGGCGCCCGAATAGGTTTGGTGATATTTGGCTTCTTTCCCTCCAACATTCAGCGAAGGTTTGAGCTTGGTTGTTTTGTGCTATTGTATTTCAATGtaacttactttaaaaatatttaaatttaattgagtTTTGGTTAGCAAGAGTGTCTAACCACATGTTTTGTCTGGCACAGTCAGTACCTACTGTTGTATTTCACTTCCATGTCATTTTACGGTACTAGGTTGATTTAGGGAAGAAAATCCactgtttacatttatttttttagttgtatttattttaaggacTCTTTACATccacttttatttttatgaaaacattATTTCCACTGTGTTTAATGTTATTTCATATTACTTGTTGACTCTTTAAGAGTGTGCTATACCTAAACTGGTGAACTTAAACTTGTTGTTGGTCGATAACGCTATAACATTCTTAAACTTATAAACTAGGTA
This window of the Cydia fagiglandana chromosome 15, ilCydFagi1.1, whole genome shotgun sequence genome carries:
- the LOC134671235 gene encoding ankyrin-1-like, with translation MDFSSLNPNTSNPLNIAARKNDFQNVHRLLKKVNPNCVDNRGWTCLHEAAANDSYQSLVLILKHPDCRPLAETHEGHTALYLACRHHSSLQTIKALLDSAEDIANYGSTESVTPLHVAITQGRVEVIQLLIDHGAMIDVQDFDGDTPLHDAALASKLKSVTALLHAGADPAIKNETDYTPFHLACFKGGFDIIKAMLPFVDDINEVTANGDTPLIIACNGNNENIVQFLLDNGADPHIKNKDGFSALDVALNHGCDDIFSLLLGVTNKEEINKDFILLACKPHYYKYKILESLLNHDLGPEFFDFYEEFVVTLERIGGLQPHYQSNAPLNSYLNICEYIYNSAFEAFRKFFYLFLMNGVAVNALRREECPPLVYIHYSGHSICFEEVFKILIEHNCNVDYSSLSTNSEQLILPDAFIASVTSDPATTLVMLPYSLHCEPDHLLTFTHSCGWLSRIPVQIQKQLLSFIDNNTDNIKAECLSLYVSPLKHLSRLKVRSVLRTSGINTTEKFLQALEKLPIPPLLKHYLRYL